The following proteins come from a genomic window of Miscanthus floridulus cultivar M001 chromosome 2, ASM1932011v1, whole genome shotgun sequence:
- the LOC136538582 gene encoding uncharacterized protein → MPRAFTAIAVATAFHLLAVLHGASAARPMGWQASAASSGTTTSALALAPAGHRDHQRRGAAAAAATRAGKWLPFAGVHHHLPAVAAYWAHRPVPCVGAGDLAGGAGAVEGSEGEEVVRERPERERRQRPSYEGDGSTTTTRQEQLAMWASLLNPKGKGSAATGWMSAPGAGGEVADDEPANAVEGAEVDDSVADGARVGQTYWGNNGN, encoded by the coding sequence ATGCCTCGCGCCTTCACCGCAATCGCCGTCGCGACGGCGTTCcacctcctcgccgtgctccacgGCGCCTCCGCCGCGCGGCCGATGGGATGGCAGGCCTCGGCGGCATCGTCCGGGACGACGACGtcggcgctggcgctggcgccgGCTGGGCATCGAGATCATCAGCGGcgcggggcagcggcggcggcggccaccagGGCCGGGAAGTGGCTGCCGTTCGCGGGCGTGCACCACCACCTGCCTGCGGTGGCGGCGTACTGGGCGCACAGGCCGGTGCCGTGTGTCGGGGCCGGCGACCTTGCGGGCGGCGCAGGCGCCGTGGAGGGCAGCGAGGGGGAGGAGGTCGTGCGGGAGCGGCCGGAGCGGGAACGCCGCCAGCGGCCGTCGTACGAGGGCGACGGGTCGACGACGACCACCAGGCAGGAGCAGCTCGCGATGTGGGCGTCGCTGCTCAACCCCAAGGGGAAAGGGAGCGCGGCCACGGGCTGGATGTCGGCGCCGGGAGCTGGTGGCGAGGTGGCCGACGACGAGCCGGCCAACGCGGTTGAAGGGGCGGAGGTGGATGACTCGGTAGCCGACGGCGCGCGAGTCGGCCAGACCTATTGGGGAAACAATGGCAACTGA